The following nucleotide sequence is from Tolumonas lignilytica.
TGCTAAAGTAGCGGCGCTGTTGTCGCTCATTCCAGGATTTGGTCAGTTCTATAACAAGCAAATTGTTAAAGGGGCCATCTTCTTCGTTATTCTTGCCTGCTTTATTGGCGTATCTCATGACTTCCTGCAAACAGGCTTCTGGGGGTTATTTACACTCGGTACGGAATTACCCAGAGATAACTCGGTTTTCCTGCTTGCTAAAGGGATCATCAGTCTGATCGTGGCCACCTTCGGGGTTGGCGTCTATTACTGGAGCATCCGCGATGCTTACCTGTGCGGACAAAAACGGGACGATGGTTTCGCCCTGACCAGTGTGAAAAAGCAGTATCAACTCCTGCTGAGTGAAGGCTTCCCTTACATGATGATCACCCCCGGCTTTATTCTGCTGGTGTTTGTGGTGGTCTTCCCGATCATTTTCGGTTTCTCAATTGCGTTTACCAACTACGATCTCTACCACACGCCACCGGCTAAACTGGTCGATTGGGTGGGGCTGAGAAATTTCTTCAATATTTTCCATCTGGATTTGTGGCGTTCGACCTTCTTTGACGTGCTGCAATGGACCGTGATCTGGACATTGATTGCGACCACGCTGCAGTGTGCGGTGGGTGTGCTGCTGGCGATCCTAGTGAACCAGAAAGATCTGCGCTTTAAACCTGTCATCCGTACCATTCTGATCCTGCCGTGGGCGGTGCCGGGCTTCGTAACAATTCTGGTGTTTGCCGGGATGTTCAACGAAACCTTCGGGGTCATCAACAACGGTATTCTGGCGGCACTGGGGATTACCCCCAAAGCGTGGATGACCGATCCGTTCTGGACGAAGACCGCCCTGATCATGATGCAGACCTGGCTGGGTTTCCCATTCGTGTTCGCGATGACGACCGGTGTGTTGCAGGCGATCCCGGATGATCTGTATGAAGCCGCCACCATTGATGGCGCCAGTGCCTGGCACAAGCTGACCACGATCACGCTGCCGCTGGTGCTCTACTCCATTGCACCGATCATCATCACGCAATACACCTTCAACTTTAATAACTTCAACATCATTTATCTGTTCAACAACGGTGGCCCGGCGGTGATGGGGTCGAATGCCGGTGGTACAGACATTCTGGTGTCGTGGATTTATAAGCTGACCATGTCGTCATCCCAATATGCGATTGCTGCCAGTATCACCATTCTGCTGTCGATCTTTGTTGTGGGTATCGCCCTGTGGCAATTCCGTGCGACTAACTCCTTCAAACAAGATGATATGGCATAAGCGAGGCAGTCTATGAGTGCAAAACACAGCGTTAAAAAGAGTAATTTCATTCGACTCAGCCTCTCGTATCTGCTGATCCTGGCCGTCTCCGTGATCATCATCTATCCACTGGTCTGGACGGTGGGGGCATCACTGAACCCGGGCAGCAGTCTGCTGAACACGTCGATCATTCCGGACAACTTCTCGTTCCTGCACTATTACGAGCTGTTCAACGGGGATATCAACTATGCGACCTGGTACTGGAACTCGATGAAAATCAGTTTCATGACCATGGTGCTGACGCTGATCAGTGTCAGTTTCACCGCTTATTCCTTCTCTCGCTTCCGTTTCCGCGGCCGACAGAACGGGTTGATGCTGTTCCTGCTGTTGCAGATGATCCCGCAGTTTTCCGCACTGATTGCGATCTTTGTACTGGCGCAGATGCTGGGCCTGATCAATAGCCACTTGGCGCTGGTTCTGGTCTATGTAGGCGGCATGATCCCGATGAATACCTATCTGATGAAAGGTTATCTGGATGCGATCCCGAAAGATCTGGACGAATCAGCCCGTATGGACGGTGCCGGCAGTTTCCGCATCTTCATCGAGATCATCATGCCGTTATCGAAACCGATCATTGCCGTGGTCGCGCTGTTCTCGTTCACCGGCCCACTGGGGGATTTCATTCTGGCCAGTACCATCCTGCGTACACCGGACAAATTCACGCTGCCGATCGGCCTTTACAACCTGGTCTCTCAGAAGATGGGCGCCAGCTATACCACGTATGCGGCTGGGGCTGTGCTGATCGCCGTGCCTGTCGCCATTCTTTATCTCTCTTTGCAGAAATACTTTGTTTCCGGCCTGACTGCGGGCGGCACCAAGGGTTAAGCGATAACACAGGATGACAAAATGAAACTGAAAAAAAGTTTAGTACTGGCGGCCATGCTGATGACCGGCCTGCTGCCCGTGGTACATCAGGCTCAAGCAGCCGACAGCGTTCAGATCCAACATGTTCAGCATTTACCCGCGGGTTTTATCAAGGGTGCCGACATGTCCATGCTGAATGAAGTGGAAAAGCATGGTGGCAAATATTACGACCAGGACGGCAAACAGAAAGATGCCTTGCTGATCCTGAAGGAAAACGGCTTTAACTATATTCGCCTGCGCTTGTGGAATGATCCGAAAGATGCGGACGGCAAAGGTTACGGCGGTGGCAATAACGATCTGCAAAGCACGATCGCGATGGCCAAACGTGCCAAGGCATTGGGCTTCAAGTTCCTGCTGGATTTCCATTACAGCGATTTCTGGACCGATCCGGGTCGCCAGAACAAGCCCAAAGCCTGGGCCAAGATGAATTACGACCAGTTGAAAGTGGCCGTGCATGATTTCACCAAAACCAGCATCGCCGAATTCAAGAAAGCCGGTGTGTTGCCAGACATGGTTCAGGTGGGTAACGAGATCAACAGCGGCATGTTATGGCCGGAAGGGAAAAGCTGGGGGCAGGGCGGCGGTGAGTTTGACCGTCTGGCTGGCTTGCTGAACGCCGGGATCGCCGGGGTGAAAGAGAACCTGACGGACAAAGATCATGTGAAGATCATGCTGCATCTGGCCGAAGGCACCAAGAACGACACCTTCGTCTGGTGGTTTGATGAAATCAGCAAACGCAAAGTGCCGTTCGATGTCATCGGCCTGTCGTTCTACACCTACTGGAACGGCCCGATCAGTGCCCTGAAATACAACATGGACGACATCAGCAAACGCTACAACAAAGATGTGATCGTCGTTGAAGCGGCTTACGGTTACACCACCGACAACTGTGACAATGCCGAAAACAACTTTGGACAAAAAGAAGCAGACGACGCGGGTTATCCGGCAACCGTACAGGGGCAGGCCAACTTCTTACACGATCTGATCCAGAGCATTGCCTCAGTCCCTGATCAGCATGGGAAAGGCATTTTCTATTGGGAACCGGGTTGGTTGCCAACACCGGGTGCCACCTGGGCGACGAAAGCGGGCATGAAATACAACAACGATGACTGGAAAGAAGGCAACGCGCGTGAAAATCAGGCGTTGTTCGACTGCCAGGGTCATGTGCTGCCTTCCATCAAGGTCTTCAACTAATTAAAAGCGCTGCGCCGGCAGGAGAGAGGCCGGCCAGCCACCATTTTGTTTTTCTGGGAGCAATGAGATGCAGAAGTTTCCTCCTCTGAGCCACAAGATCCCGGCATTGCTGCACGGTGCCGATTACAACCCGGATCAGTGGCTGGATTGTCCGGAAATATTAGAAAAAGACATCGAAATGATGAAGCAGACCCGCTGTAACATCATGTCGGTCGGCATTTTCAGTTGGGTCAAACTGGAGCCGGAAGAGGGGCGTTATGAGTTCGGCTGGCTGGATCAGGTGTTAGATCGCCTGTATGCCAACGGCATTTATGTGTTTCTGGCCACCCCCAGCGGGGCACGCCCTGCATGGTTATCTCAGCGTTTTCCGCAAGTGTTGCGCGTCAGCAAAGAAAAAGTACGGGCGCTGCACGGTGGTCGTCATAACCACTGCCTGACCTCGCCGGTCTATCGCGAAAAAGTCCGTCAGATGAATACCGCCCTAGCGAAGCGCTATGCTCATCATCCGGCGGTCGTAGGCTGGCACATTTCCAACGAATACAGTGGCGAATGCCATTGTGATCTCTGCCAGAATCAATTCCGCGACTGGCTGAAGGCGCGTTATGGATCGCTGGACGCGCTGAACCATGCCTGGTGGAGCGATTTCTGGAGCCATACCTATACCGATTGGGCACAAATTGAATCACCGTCATCAATTGGTGAAACATCGATCCACGGTTTGAATTTAGACTGGAAACGCTTTAACACCGCACAGGTGACCGATTTCTGTGCCGAAGAGATCAAACCGCTGAAGGCGGAAAACCCGGAGTTGCCAACCACCACCAATTTCATGGAGTATTTCTATGACTATGATTATTGGCAGCTTTCCAAGGTCATCGACTTTATCTCCTGGGACAGTTATCCACTTTGGCATAACGACAGCGATGACTGCACGCTGGCAGCGTACACCGGGATGTATCACGATCTGATGCGTACTCTGAAGGGTGGCAAACCGTTCTTTTTAATGGAATCAACCCCCAGTCTGACCAACTGGCAGCCGATCAGTAAACTGAAAAAACCGGGCATGCATATCCTGTCTTCACTTCAGGCAATCGCCCATGGTTCCGATTCCGTGCAATATTTCCAATGGCGCAAGAGCCGGGGTTCGGTCGAGAAATTCCACGGTGCGGTGGTGGATCATGTCGGCCATATCAACACCCGTGTCGGTCAGGAAGTGCAGGCGCTGGGTGAGATCCTGGCTTCGTTGTCGTCGGTCGTCGGTTCCCGGGTAGACGCCGAAGTGGCGATCATTTTTGACTGGGAAAGTCGCTGGGCGATGGACAACGCACAAGGGCCTCGCAATGCCGGTCTGTTCTATGAGAAAACCGTGACCGAACATTACCGTTCGTTCTGGGAACAGGGGATTGCCGTTGATGTGATCAACGCCGACTGCGATCTGAGCCAGTACAAACTGGTGATCGCACCGATGCTGTATATGGTGCGCGATGGTTTTGCCGAGCGTGTCGCTGCCTTTGTGAAAGCAGGAGGCAATTTTGTCACGACCTACTGGTCTGGCATCGTCAACGACAGTGACCTGTGTCATCTCGGTGGTTTCCCCGGGCCGTTACGTCCGATCCTAGGCGTGTGGGCGGAAGAGATCGATAGTCTGTATGACCATGAAACCAATAGCATCAACGGTCTGAGCGGCAACGAACTGGGCTTATCCGGTCCTTACACCGTGACGCATTTGTGTGACCTGATCCAGCTGGAAGGGGCTCGAGCACTGGCTGCGTATGGTTCCGATTTCTATGCTGGTCGTCCAGCCGTGACGGTGAATGATTACGGGCAGGGTAAAGCGTATTACATTGCTTCGCGGAATGATCTTGCGTTCCAGCGTGATTTCTTCGGGCAGTTAAGTAAAACACTGCAGCTGAAACAGGCACTGCCAACCACATTGCCGTTGGGTGTCACCGCACAACGGCGTACGGATGGTGAGCAGGAGTTTATTTTCCTGCAAAACTACACCCAGAATGAATGCTTTGTGACGCTGCCTGCAACCTATCAGGATATGGTCACCGAGAAAACGATTTCCGGATTAGTGGCACTGCCACCATTCGGCATCCGAATTCTGAATAACGCCCTATAACCCATGATGGTAAACAGCCTGCCGTGGCAGGCTGTTTCAGATCGGTGAAATCTATTTAAGGATAAATGCATGGTAAATATGAAGGATTTTAAACGTTTGTTTACGCAGGCTTTAGGTCGTAAATCAGAAGAAAATGAAATTGTCACATTTGATTCTGATGTTTTAGCCTTAATTTCCGCGTTTGGTGGTAAAGAAAATATATTTAGTTTTGATGCCTGCCTGACACGCCTGCGTGTTGAGGTCAATAATCTGGCATTAGTGAATATTGATAAATTACAGCAGGCTGGGGCAATTGGCGTCGTGACGGTCGGCCATGAGGTACAGGCAATATTCGGCACCCGTTCTGATAATCTGAGAAAAGATTTGGAAAACTGGTTCGGTTTGTGGCAGGAATAATTCTGTTTCACAGAAATGCCTTTTTATAGCATTTATTACTAATGTTTGCTTATTTCTCCTTTCGGTATGTGGTTGTAGTGTCGAACCAATAAAATAATTACTGGTGAATCGATTAATCTATATGGGCTTTTTGAGATTGATTCACTCCTTCTTTTACTGCTCAATCAGAGTCTTGCTTATTTCCCGCTTTTTGATGCCCAATCCTGCATCGGCAAATGCCACAAGCTGTAGCATCAATAATCTGCCGTATTCCTATGTAAATTATCAGCTTTTTAATATCGATGATATTTGAACGGACGTTGTTTAGGGGCTTTCAAATAACCCAAGAAAGACACCAGATATTATCGAGACAATGAGGTGTTTGTTAATCGTGAATCTTGTATCAGAATGCAAAAAATGAATTCGGAGGGATTCACTTTCGGCTTAATCATTTGATTTTGGTCATTATTAATCAAGATTTTAAGGTAGATCGCTTTTATTGTGTAAACGTTTACTCATTTGGTCTTTCAAATATATAGAAGCATGCTATCATGACCACATACATATCAATGTATCTCATAGCTGGATTTTATTTGCATGATTCATATTGCTTTAACTTTCGTATGCTATGGAAATAGCTATGTATTTTGGTGTCATTGAGTCTCTTTGTTTTTATGCAAAGAGGAATGCATTTGCGTTGAATGATCGATGTCGTATACGTAAGGTTTACGGGATAGCTTAAATAAGATGGCCACAATAAAAGATGTAGCTCTGTTATCTGGAGTTTCAGTAGCAACAGTATCAAGAGTCATTAACAACTCACCGAAGGCGAGTCAGGAATCACGTGACGCTGTATTTAAAGCTATGGCGGAACTTCAATATCATCCGAACGCAAATGCCAGAGCACTTGCCCATCAAAACGCCCAGACACTCGGCATCGTCGTCGCAGATGTGTCGGATCCTTTTTTTGGTGCGATGGTAAAAGCCGCAGAGCAGGTGGCGCAAGCGGCCGGCAATTTCCTGCTGGTGGGCAATGGTTATCATGATGCCCAGAAAGAAAAGCAGATGATCGAGCAGTTAATCAGACATCGCTGCGCGGGTTTGATTGTTCATGCCAAAATGCTTTCTGACGATGAACTCAAGCTGTTTATGAGCCATGTCCCTGGCATGGTGTTGGTCAACCGGGTATTGAAAGGTTATGAAACGCGCTGCATCTCGTTAGATGACCGATATGGTTCTTGGCTGGCCACACGTCACTTGATCCATGAAGGGCACACCCGAATTGGTTTTTTATGTTCCAATCACGACATCTCTGATTCGCATGATCGGCTGCAAGGCTATATCGATGCGCTGCAGGATCACTCCATTCCGGTGGATGAACGCCTGATCTCTCGTGGCGAACCGGATGAAACCGGTGGCGAAGCCGCGATGACCGATCTGCTCGGTCGTACCCATAACCTGACCGGTGTGGTCTGTTATAACGACTCCATGGCTGCCGGTGCGTTGTCGGTCTTAAATGACAATGGGATTTCAGTACCCAAAGATATCTCGCTGATCGGTTTTGACGATGTGTTGATCGCCCGATACCTGCATCCGAAATTGACCACCATTCGCTATCCGGTCGTGGCAATGGCGACGCAGGCGGCACAACTGGCACTGGCGTTGGCTAATGGTGAAACCTTACCGGATGTCACCAACATGCTGACACCGACCCTGGTTCGACGGCACTCGGTTGCCAATCTGGATTATCGTAACGCCTGACTAGCCAGCGCTTCTTAACCAAGCCCGCCATCTGTGCGGGCTTTTTGTTTTCCGAAATACTGAGGGAGTTGGCAAAAAGCCATTGTAACAATCATTACACACAATTTGATGTTGTTGTGATTTATTGTGAAATTATTACACTGGCGTGATGTTCCTCAATTTCGTTCAATGGTAATAATAATTACCTCTTAGATCAAAAAAACCTCATATATCAGCATTTACAGACTCTAATAAGTCTCATTTTCTGTGCTTTTAAAACAAAAAGTAAGATTGAAAGCCAAATTTCCGTTTAATAATTTAGTGTAAGCGATTACACTGTTGTGCGTTAGATCACGGTCTGCCGGTATAGATTTCGCTATTCTGGCTAACAATTACCGTAACCAGAAATTTTGATTGTCATGAAGGAATGTTGCATGAAGATTCTAGTGACCGGCGGAACAGGGTATATCGGCAGTCATACCTGCCTGGCCCTGATTGCGGCAGGGATCGAACCGGTGATCCTCGATAACCTCTCCAACAGCAAGTTGGCTGTCTTGAACCGGATCGAAGCCGTCTCCGGCCAGCGCCCGCTGTTTTATCAGGGTGATATCCGCGATGCGGCCCTGTTGGATCGTATCTTTCAGGAACAGCCCATCGCGGGCGTTATCCATTTCGCTGCCCTGAAAGCGGTCGGTGAATCCACCCAAAAACCGTTCGAGTATTTCGAGAACAATATCGCCGGTACGCTGACTCTGCTCGGTGCCATGCGCCGTGCCGGTTGTTTCCGCTTCATCTTCAGCTCGTCGGCCACCGTCTATGGCGACCCGAAGACCGTGCCGCTGCGTGAAGATTCACCGCGCGCCAGCTTAAGCCCGTATGGCCGTACCAAGCTGATGATCGAGCAGATGCTGGAAGATATGCAGCAGGTCGATCCACGCTGGAGTATCACGCTGCTGCGCTATTTCAACCCGATCGGGGCACATGCCTCCGGCCAGATGGGTGAAGATCCGCAGGGGATCCCGAATAACCTGATGCCGTATATCACGCAGGTGGCGATTGGCCGCCGCGATTGCCTGAATATCTTCGGCAATGACTACCCGACGAAAGATGGCACCTGTGTGCGCGATTACATCCATGTCATGGATTTGGCCGAAGGGCATGTCAAAGCCTGGCAGGTCTGTGGCGAACAGGCCGGATTGCACATCTACAATCTTGGCACCGGACAGGGCGTGAGCGTGCTCGAGATGGTGCATGCTTTTGCCCGCGCCAGCGGTCTGGAAATCAATTACAAAATCGTGGCACGACGCCCGGGCGATGTTGCCGAATGCTGGGCTGACCCAAGCAAGGCACAACGCGAACTGGGTTGGAAAGCGACCCGCACCCTGGATGACATGACCCGCGATAGCTGGTGCTGGCAGCAGGCAAACCCGAATGGTTACGAGGAAGAAGCCCATGTTTGATCCGATTGATCATCCCCATCGTCGTTTTAATCCGCTGACCGGCCAGTGGGTGCTGGTTTCGCCACACCGTGCTAAACGGCCGTGGCAGGGACAGGTTGAGAAAGCCGCCCCGGACGATCGTCCGGCGCATGATCCGGAATGCTTCCTGTGTGCCGGCAATACCCGCGTCAACGGCGAGCAGAACCCGGATTATCAGGGCACCTTTGTCTTCACCAACGATTTTGCGGCGCTGATGACCGATACCCCGGCTTCGCCGCCGTCAGCCGACCCGCTGTTCCAGTGTGAATCGGCCCGCGGCACCAGCCGGGTGATCTGTTTCTCCCCGGATCATAGCAAGACCCTGCCGGAGCTGCCGGTTGCGGCGATCCGCCGGGTGATTGATACCTGGTGTGAACAGGTGGCCGAACTGTCGCAAACCTACCCGTGGGTTCAGGTATTCGAGAACAAGGGCGCGGCGATGGGCTGCTCCAATCCGCATCCACATGGCCAGATCTGGGCCAACAGCTTCCTGCCGAATGAACTGGCCCGTGAAGCGCAGACCCAGCAGCAGTGGCTGGCGGAAAAAGGTACGCCGATGCTGCTGCAATATGCGCAGCAGGAGTCGCAGTCCGGTGAGCGGACCGTGGTGGAAACCGAGCACTGGATCGCCGTGGTGCCGTACTGGGCGGCCTGGCCGTTTGAAACCCTGTTACTGCCCAAGGCCCACGTCACCCGTCTGACCGAACTGAGCGAGGCCCAAAAGCAGGATCTGGCACTGGCGCTGAAGCAACTGACCAGCCGTTACGACAACCTGTTCCAGTGTTCGTTCCCGTATTCGATGGGCTGGCATGGCGCGCCGCACACTGCGGACGATGCCCGTCACTGGCAGTTGCATGCCCATTTCTATCCGCCGCTGCTGCGTTCAGCGACGGTCCGTAAATTCATGGTGGGGTATGAAATGCTGGCGGAAACCCAGCGTGATCTGACCCCGGAACAGGCCGCAGAGCGTCTGCGTGCCGTGAGCGATATTCATTACAAAGAACAGGCTTGAGGAACGCGCGATGTCATTAAAAGAGAAAGTACTGGCTGTCTTTCAACGCAGCTTTGGTGGTGAGCCCGATTTGTTTGTCCGGGCACCAGGGCGGGTGAATCTGATTGGGGAACACACCGACTACAACGACGGCTTTGTGCTGCCGTGTGCCATCGATTACGAGACCGTGGTGGCCGTACAGCGCCGCGATGATGACCAGGTCGTCGTGGTGGCGGCCGATTACGCCAATCAGCGCGATGAGTTTTCGCTGACCCAGCCCATCACGGCGCACGCCGACCAGCTGTGGAGCAACTACATCCGCGGTGTGGTGAAGTACCTGCTGGAGAAAGGGCTGGCGCTGAAGGGGCTGAACTTAGTGGTCTCCGGTAACGTGCCACAAGGCGCGGGATTAAGCTCATCGGCGTCTCTCGAAGTCGCCATTGGCGAAGCGTTCAATCAGGCGTATCAGCTGGGTTTAACCCCGGCGGCGATTGCCCTGAACGGTCAGGAAGCCGAGAACAAATTTGTCGGCTGTAACTGCGGCATCATGGATCAGATGATCTCCGCCAGTGGTGAGAAAGACCACGCGCTGCTGCTGGATTGCCGTTCCCTGGAAACCCGGCTGGTGAAAATGCCGGAAGATCTGGCGGTGCTGATTGTGCACTCGAATGTGAAACGCGGACTGGTTGACAGTGAATACAACACCCGGCGGGAACAATGCGAAGCGGCGGCCCGGCATTTTGGGGTGAAAGCCCTGCGGGATGTGAATCTGGCGCAACTGCAAAGTGCGGCGGAGCAGGGCAAGCTGGAACCGGTGGTGTATCAACGGGCCCGGCATGTCATTACCGAAAATGCGCGGACGCTGGCGGCGGCGGATGCGCTGGCAGTGGGCGATTTGGAGAAGATGGGCGTGCTGATGGCTGAATCGCACCAGTCGATGCGCGATGATTTTGCCATCACCGTGCCGGCCATTGATACGCTGGTTGAGATTTTACAGCAGGCAATTGGTCGCGAGGGCGGTGCCCGTATGACCGGCGGTGGTTTTGGTGGTTGTGTGGTGGCGCTGCTGCGTCCGGCACAGGTAGACGCGGTCATTGCGGCGGTGGCGGAAGAATATCCGGCGAAAACCGGGCTGAAACCGACTTGCTATGTGTGCAAAGCGCGGGCCGGCGCTGGGATCTGCTAACGCCACAGGAGGCGAAGATGCAACACATCAGGTTACATAATCCGCAAGGGATGACGCTGGAACTGATGACCACGGGGGCGGCCCTGTTGTCATTGCAGGTGCCGGTGGGAAACGGTCAGCGTAACGTCCTGCTGGGTTGTCGGCCGGAGGATTATGCCCGCCAGCACTGCTATCTCAATGCGATGGTCGGGCGTTTCGCCAACCGGATCGCCGATGCCCAGTTGACGCGTCAGGGGACGACCTATCCACTGACGGCCAATCAGGGAACAAACTGCCTGCATGGCGGGGTGGAGGGGTTTGACCGTCGCGAGTTGCAGGTTGTAGACCAGCAGGCCGACCGGGTCACGCTGCAGCTGCATTCGGTGGACGGCGACCAGGGTTTTCCGGGTGATTGTGACGTGACACTGACCTATGCGCTGGAGCAGCGTGAGCTTGTGATTGATATCCAGGCGACTGTAAACCAGCCTTGTCCAGTGAATCTGACCAGTCACGCGTACTTCAATCTCGATGGCAAACGCAGTGATATTCGACATCACCGTCTGCAGGTGAACGCCAGCCATTATCTGCCGATTGATGCGGCGGGTATTCCGCTGTCGGCCGCACAGCCGGTGGAGGGGGCGCTGGATTTTCGTAGTGAACGGCAATTAACTCAACAGTGGCTGGCTCATCCACAACTGATTTGTGCCAAGGGGCTGGATCACTGTTATCTGCCGGATATCAGCGAGGCTGACCCGGTGGCGGCCCGGCTGACTTCGGCAGATGGGCAACTGGTGATGGAAGTGCGGACCAATCAACC
It contains:
- a CDS encoding galactose-1-epimerase, producing MLTPQEAKMQHIRLHNPQGMTLELMTTGAALLSLQVPVGNGQRNVLLGCRPEDYARQHCYLNAMVGRFANRIADAQLTRQGTTYPLTANQGTNCLHGGVEGFDRRELQVVDQQADRVTLQLHSVDGDQGFPGDCDVTLTYALEQRELVIDIQATVNQPCPVNLTSHAYFNLDGKRSDIRHHRLQVNASHYLPIDAAGIPLSAAQPVEGALDFRSERQLTQQWLAHPQLICAKGLDHCYLPDISEADPVAARLTSADGQLVMEVRTNQPGLQIYTGNYLAGEPSCENEPYHDYEGIALEAQQLPDSPNRPELGDPWLLPGQIYHHQTRYSFLTHVNS